Proteins co-encoded in one Dyella japonica A8 genomic window:
- a CDS encoding P-II family nitrogen regulator gives MKWITAIIKPFTLDDVRQALTEVGVTGMTVTEVKGFGRQHGHTELYRGAEYVVDFLPKLKLEVAVADAQLDQAVEAIIGAARTGKIGDGKVFVSELEQAIRIRTQEVDADAL, from the coding sequence ATGAAGTGGATTACGGCCATCATCAAACCATTCACGCTGGACGACGTTCGCCAGGCGCTGACGGAGGTGGGTGTGACGGGCATGACCGTCACCGAGGTGAAGGGCTTTGGCCGCCAGCATGGGCACACCGAGCTTTATCGCGGCGCGGAGTACGTGGTGGATTTCCTGCCCAAGCTGAAGCTTGAAGTGGCGGTGGCCGACGCGCAGTTGGACCAGGCGGTGGAAGCCATCATCGGCGCCGCCCGCACCGGCAAGATCGGTGACGGCAAGGTGTTCGTGAGCGAGCTGGAGCAGGCTATCCGCATCCGCACGCAGGAGGTCGATGCCGATGCGCTTTGA
- the sufD gene encoding Fe-S cluster assembly protein SufD, producing MSEPQRTPFVDSLLEAAAQARLPGSGIGWLDAARRENLEAFAEGGLPDTRMEAWKYTALRALGQRRFASVDAQAATLAVDVDGFALPGMEGPTLVFVNGVFRRELSRIDQLPSGLSLQPLTQALQGDAEPLRFALSRHYRERGDVFARLNAALAGDGVVLRVAAGAKVEQPVRLLFVGAPAEEQVAWHVRHVVELGEGAELSLVEQHAAIDTHQNLGTQVTDIVLRRGARLRHVTLQEAAEGSTLVRHDNVQLDEDAHAALYVLELGGSLVRHDLHAVLAGDRSRLDTRGVFALRGRQHIDTQMAIRHQALNTASESVWRGVADERSRGVFRGAIVVAQGADGSDASLSSKNLLLSGQAEIDTKPELEIYADEVKAAHGATVGQLDERSLFYLRSRGIPLAEARAMLTTAFCRAVFESLPDEGLRERINQRLMAQLPSA from the coding sequence ATGAGCGAGCCGCAGCGCACCCCCTTCGTCGACTCGCTGCTAGAAGCCGCCGCGCAGGCGCGCTTGCCGGGCAGCGGCATCGGCTGGCTGGATGCCGCGCGTCGCGAGAACCTCGAAGCATTCGCCGAAGGCGGCCTGCCCGACACCCGCATGGAGGCGTGGAAGTACACCGCGCTTCGTGCGCTTGGCCAGCGCCGTTTCGCCTCCGTCGATGCCCAGGCCGCCACGCTTGCGGTGGACGTCGATGGCTTCGCCTTGCCGGGCATGGAAGGCCCGACGCTGGTGTTCGTCAACGGCGTGTTTCGCCGGGAACTGTCGCGCATCGATCAGCTGCCCTCCGGCCTGAGCCTGCAGCCGCTGACGCAGGCGCTGCAGGGCGATGCCGAACCGCTGCGCTTCGCGCTGTCGCGCCACTATCGCGAGCGTGGCGACGTGTTCGCGCGCCTCAATGCGGCGCTTGCCGGCGACGGCGTGGTGTTGCGCGTGGCAGCCGGCGCCAAGGTGGAGCAGCCCGTGCGCCTGCTGTTTGTCGGTGCTCCCGCGGAAGAACAGGTTGCCTGGCATGTCCGCCACGTGGTCGAGCTGGGCGAAGGCGCGGAGCTGTCGCTGGTTGAGCAGCATGCCGCCATCGATACTCACCAGAACCTTGGCACGCAGGTCACCGACATCGTGCTGCGTCGTGGCGCCAGGCTGCGCCATGTGACCCTGCAGGAGGCCGCCGAAGGCAGCACGCTGGTGCGTCACGACAACGTCCAGCTGGATGAGGATGCCCATGCGGCGCTCTACGTCCTGGAGCTTGGCGGTTCGCTGGTGCGCCACGACCTGCATGCGGTGCTCGCGGGCGACCGATCGCGGCTCGATACGCGCGGCGTGTTCGCCCTGCGTGGTCGCCAGCATATCGATACGCAGATGGCCATTCGCCACCAGGCGCTCAACACGGCCTCGGAGTCGGTGTGGCGCGGTGTGGCGGACGAGCGTTCGCGCGGCGTGTTCCGCGGTGCCATCGTGGTGGCCCAGGGTGCTGACGGCAGCGATGCCAGCCTCTCCAGCAAAAACCTGCTGCTTTCCGGACAGGCCGAGATCGACACCAAGCCGGAGCTGGAAATCTACGCCGACGAAGTGAAGGCGGCGCACGGCGCCACCGTGGGGCAGCTCGACGAGCGCTCGCTGTTCTACCTGCGCTCGCGCGGCATTCCGCTGGCGGAAGCGCGCGCCATGCTCACCACGGCGTTCTGTCGCGCGGTGTTCGAATCGCTGCCCGACGAAGGGCTGCGCGAACGCATCAACCAGCGACTGATGGCACAACTGCCCTCCGCCTGA
- a CDS encoding sensor histidine kinase — protein MARINPLRTAAFRMTLIQASLFAVLVAVLLGIAWWSVSEYAEAQLRANVKTDMASLLQAAADGTLDRQIQQRVAVMPLGPDYYLLADAQGRRIAGNLRYRPTATGWRTVPLQGALGEDNTDADEVHLYATRLPDGRWLIAGSDNRSVVELSELLSRRFLEIGVSALLLVLLTGGIGGWLYMRRIDALGELAERALEGEADFIIARSGKDDEFDRLADRLHRMLTRMHVLMDGMRQVSSDIAHDLRTPLMRMRQRLEAGSDPHTDEARLRDSVQRALAEVDDLLATFRALLRIASVESRQRRSGFEKLNLSALFDALAETYRPVAEDLGQHLSADIDANQHLRGDQALLAQMLANLIENALHHTPAGSRIHLDLQGRAGRLVGRVTDSGPGIPAGDRERVLRRFVRLDSSRSTPGSGLGLALVSAVADLHGIQLSLRDAQPGLVVELSFPLAA, from the coding sequence GTGGCGAGAATTAATCCGCTACGCACCGCTGCATTCCGCATGACGCTGATCCAGGCGTCGCTGTTCGCGGTATTGGTCGCCGTGCTGCTGGGCATCGCCTGGTGGAGCGTCAGCGAATACGCCGAAGCCCAGCTGCGCGCCAACGTGAAAACCGACATGGCCAGCCTGCTCCAGGCCGCCGCGGACGGCACGCTGGACCGGCAGATCCAGCAGCGCGTCGCGGTGATGCCGCTCGGGCCGGACTATTACCTGCTGGCCGACGCCCAGGGGCGGCGCATCGCCGGCAATCTGCGTTATCGCCCCACGGCCACGGGCTGGCGGACCGTCCCCCTGCAGGGTGCGCTGGGCGAAGACAACACCGATGCCGACGAGGTGCACCTGTACGCAACACGCCTGCCCGACGGCCGCTGGCTGATCGCCGGCAGCGATAACCGCAGCGTGGTGGAACTGAGCGAACTGCTGAGCCGCCGCTTCCTGGAGATCGGCGTATCCGCCCTGCTGCTCGTACTGCTGACCGGTGGCATCGGCGGCTGGCTGTACATGCGCCGCATCGATGCGCTGGGCGAGCTTGCCGAGCGTGCGCTGGAAGGCGAGGCCGATTTCATCATCGCCCGCTCCGGCAAAGACGACGAATTCGACCGGCTGGCCGACCGCCTCCACCGCATGCTTACCCGCATGCACGTGCTGATGGACGGCATGCGCCAGGTGTCCAGCGACATCGCGCACGACCTGCGCACGCCGCTGATGCGGATGCGCCAACGCCTTGAGGCCGGCAGCGATCCCCACACCGACGAAGCCCGATTGCGCGACAGCGTGCAACGCGCGCTCGCGGAGGTGGACGACCTGCTCGCCACGTTCCGCGCGCTGCTGCGCATCGCCAGCGTGGAATCCCGCCAGCGCCGTTCGGGGTTCGAGAAGCTGAACCTGTCGGCGCTGTTCGACGCGCTGGCGGAAACCTACCGCCCGGTGGCCGAAGACCTCGGCCAGCACCTGTCGGCGGATATCGACGCGAACCAGCATCTGCGTGGCGACCAGGCACTGCTGGCCCAGATGCTGGCCAACCTGATCGAAAACGCCCTGCACCACACCCCGGCGGGTTCCCGCATCCACCTGGATCTGCAAGGCCGCGCCGGGCGCCTGGTCGGCCGCGTCACCGATTCCGGCCCCGGCATACCCGCCGGCGATCGCGAACGCGTGCTGCGCCGCTTTGTGCGCCTGGACAGCAGCCGCAGCACGCCTGGCAGCGGCCTGGGCCTGGCCCTGGTCAGCGCCGTCGCGGATCTCCACGGGATACAGCTCTCGCTGCGCGACGCACAGCCGGGCCTGGTGGTGGAGCTGAGCTTCCCCCTCGCCGCCTGA
- a CDS encoding aminotransferase class V-fold PLP-dependent enzyme: MNAQTRPSPTVFDVQRVRADFPLLSRTVHDKPLIYFDNANTSQKPLSVIEAVDQHYRLRNANVSRSVHLVGEEATAAYEGARDKLARFINATSRNEVILNSGTTQAMNMIAYSYALPRLKEGDSILTTVMEHHANIVPWQLVAGRTGATVKAAPIDERGELILEKYFEMLTPDVKLACVTHVSNVLGTVNPVREIARECRRRGIPLVVDGSQAVPHRPVDVQALGCDFYAFTGHKMLSPTGTGGLWARKELLEEMPPFFGGGEMIREVSFSGTTFAAPPHKFEAGTPNIAGFAGVGAAVDYYDSLGFDAIHAWEQQLLAYLTERLRDIPGLRLFGEAKEKEPVVSFLIEGAQATDLATLLDLQGVAVRSGHHCAHPLMQFYKVPATLRASLAFYNTREEVDAFITALLKVRKLLM, encoded by the coding sequence ATGAACGCACAGACCCGCCCGAGCCCCACCGTCTTCGATGTGCAGCGCGTCCGCGCCGATTTCCCTCTGCTGTCGCGCACCGTGCACGACAAGCCGCTGATCTATTTCGACAACGCCAACACCAGCCAGAAACCCTTGAGCGTGATCGAGGCGGTGGATCAGCATTACCGCCTGCGCAACGCCAACGTGTCGCGCTCCGTGCATCTGGTCGGCGAGGAAGCCACGGCGGCCTACGAAGGCGCGCGCGACAAGCTGGCGCGCTTCATCAACGCCACCTCGCGCAACGAGGTGATCCTGAACTCGGGCACCACGCAGGCGATGAACATGATCGCCTACAGCTACGCGTTGCCGCGGCTGAAGGAAGGCGACAGCATCCTCACCACGGTGATGGAGCATCACGCCAACATCGTGCCGTGGCAGCTGGTGGCCGGCCGCACCGGTGCGACGGTGAAGGCCGCGCCGATCGATGAGCGCGGTGAGCTGATCCTCGAGAAGTACTTCGAGATGCTCACGCCGGATGTGAAGCTCGCCTGCGTCACGCATGTGTCCAATGTGCTGGGTACGGTCAACCCGGTGCGCGAGATCGCCCGCGAGTGCCGCAGGCGCGGTATTCCGCTGGTGGTGGACGGCTCGCAGGCCGTGCCGCATCGCCCGGTGGACGTGCAGGCGCTGGGCTGCGATTTCTATGCCTTCACCGGCCACAAGATGCTCTCGCCCACGGGCACGGGCGGGCTGTGGGCGCGCAAGGAGCTGCTGGAGGAGATGCCGCCGTTCTTCGGTGGCGGCGAGATGATCCGCGAGGTGAGTTTCTCCGGTACCACCTTCGCCGCTCCGCCACACAAGTTCGAGGCGGGCACGCCGAACATCGCCGGTTTCGCCGGCGTGGGCGCGGCAGTCGACTACTACGATTCGCTCGGCTTCGACGCCATCCATGCGTGGGAACAGCAGTTGCTGGCCTATTTGACCGAGCGCCTGCGCGACATCCCCGGCCTGCGCCTGTTCGGTGAGGCGAAGGAGAAGGAGCCGGTCGTCTCCTTCCTGATCGAAGGCGCGCAGGCCACCGACCTGGCCACGCTGCTGGATCTGCAGGGCGTGGCCGTGCGTTCCGGCCATCACTGCGCGCATCCGCTGATGCAGTTCTACAAAGTGCCGGCCACGCTGCGCGCCTCGCTCGCGTTCTACAACACGCGCGAAGAGGTCGACGCCTTCATCACGGCCTTGCTGAAGGTGCGCAAGCTGTTGATGTGA
- a CDS encoding response regulator transcription factor, translated as MKILIVEDDRDTAAHIAAGLNASATHIDSAHDGYVGLTMAARERYDVIIVDRMLPRLDGVSMVRELRNAGRETPVLMVSALGEVNDRVEGLNAGADDYLTKPFAMIELRARFAALSRRPHMAEHATVLRVADLELDRISREVRRAGQSVDLQPREFRLLEYLMAHQGRVVTRSMLLEHVWEFHFDPQTSVIETHISRLRNKIDRGFERELLHTVRGAGYCLRGED; from the coding sequence ATGAAAATCCTCATCGTGGAGGACGATCGCGACACCGCCGCGCACATCGCTGCCGGCCTGAACGCGAGCGCCACGCATATCGACAGCGCGCATGACGGCTATGTGGGCCTCACCATGGCCGCGCGGGAGCGCTATGACGTGATCATCGTCGACCGCATGCTGCCCCGGCTGGATGGCGTCTCCATGGTCCGCGAGTTGCGCAATGCGGGGCGCGAAACGCCAGTGCTGATGGTTTCCGCGCTGGGCGAAGTGAACGATCGCGTCGAAGGCCTCAACGCCGGCGCCGACGATTACCTGACCAAGCCCTTCGCCATGATCGAGCTGCGCGCCCGCTTTGCCGCGCTGTCGCGCCGCCCGCACATGGCCGAGCACGCCACGGTCCTGCGCGTGGCCGACCTGGAGCTGGACCGCATCTCACGCGAAGTGCGCCGCGCCGGCCAGTCGGTGGATCTACAGCCGCGGGAATTCCGCCTGCTGGAATACCTGATGGCGCACCAGGGCCGCGTGGTAACCCGCAGCATGCTGCTGGAGCATGTGTGGGAATTTCATTTCGATCCGCAGACCAGCGTGATCGAGACGCACATCAGCCGCCTGCGCAACAAGATCGATCGCGGTTTTGAACGGGAACTGCTGCACACCGTGCGCGGTGCGGGGTACTGCCTGCGTGGCGAGGATTAA
- the sufB gene encoding Fe-S cluster assembly protein SufB, with translation MTTETTERSDLSATTLRDNAEVAEALGRRYEAGFTTDIETEYLPVGLSEDIVRQLSALKKEPEWMTEWRLKAYRHWLTMPTPDWAKLNLSPIDYQSISYYAAPKAAPKSLDEVDPKLLETYDKLGVPLHERAKLAGVAVDAVFDSVSVGTTFRKELAEAGVIFCSMSEAIREHPELVQQYLGSVVPTGDNFFAALNSAVFSDGSFVFIPKGVRCPMELSTYFRINAINTGQFERTLIVCEEGAYVSYLEGCTAPMRDENQLHAAVVELVALEKAQIKYSTVQNWYPGDENGVGGIYNFVTKRGDCRGDDSKISWTQVETGSAITWKYPSCVLRGDRSVGEFYSVALTHHRQQADTGTKMIHIGKGTKSKIVSKGISAGRSSNSYRGLVKVEKGAEGARNYTQCDSLLIGKKCGAHTFPYMEVKNPTAIVEHEATTSKISDDQLFYCRSRGIGEEDAVSMIVDGFCKQVFRELPMEFAVEAKKLLEVSLEGAVG, from the coding sequence ATGACTACCGAAACCACCGAACGCAGTGATCTTTCCGCCACGACACTTCGCGACAACGCCGAAGTGGCCGAAGCGCTGGGTCGTCGCTACGAAGCCGGTTTCACCACGGACATCGAGACGGAATATTTGCCGGTCGGCCTGTCCGAAGACATCGTGCGCCAGCTTTCGGCACTCAAGAAAGAGCCGGAGTGGATGACCGAGTGGCGCCTGAAGGCCTATCGCCATTGGCTCACCATGCCCACGCCCGATTGGGCCAAGCTCAACCTGTCGCCGATCGACTACCAGTCCATCAGCTACTACGCCGCGCCGAAGGCCGCGCCGAAATCGCTGGACGAGGTGGATCCCAAGCTGCTGGAAACCTACGACAAGCTCGGCGTGCCGTTGCATGAGCGCGCCAAGCTCGCGGGCGTGGCGGTGGATGCCGTGTTCGACTCGGTGTCGGTGGGCACCACCTTCCGCAAGGAACTGGCCGAAGCCGGCGTGATCTTCTGCTCCATGAGCGAAGCGATCCGCGAGCATCCCGAACTGGTGCAGCAGTACCTGGGCAGCGTGGTACCGACGGGCGACAACTTCTTCGCCGCACTCAATTCGGCGGTGTTCTCCGACGGCTCGTTCGTGTTCATTCCCAAGGGCGTGCGTTGCCCGATGGAGCTGTCCACTTACTTCCGCATCAATGCGATCAACACCGGGCAGTTCGAGCGCACGCTGATCGTGTGCGAGGAAGGCGCCTACGTGTCCTACCTCGAAGGCTGCACCGCGCCCATGCGCGACGAGAACCAGCTGCACGCTGCCGTCGTTGAACTGGTCGCGCTGGAAAAGGCGCAGATCAAGTACTCGACGGTGCAGAACTGGTATCCGGGCGACGAGAACGGCGTCGGCGGCATCTACAACTTCGTGACCAAGCGCGGCGACTGCCGTGGCGACGATTCGAAGATCTCCTGGACCCAGGTGGAAACCGGTTCGGCCATCACCTGGAAGTACCCCAGCTGCGTGCTGCGCGGCGACCGCTCGGTGGGCGAGTTCTACTCGGTGGCGCTCACGCACCATCGCCAGCAGGCCGACACCGGCACCAAGATGATCCACATCGGCAAGGGCACCAAGTCCAAGATTGTCTCCAAGGGCATCAGTGCCGGCCGCAGCTCCAACAGCTACCGCGGCCTGGTGAAGGTGGAGAAGGGCGCCGAGGGCGCGCGCAACTACACCCAGTGCGACAGCCTGCTGATCGGCAAGAAGTGCGGTGCGCACACCTTCCCCTACATGGAAGTGAAGAACCCCACCGCCATCGTCGAGCACGAGGCCACCACCTCGAAGATTTCCGACGACCAGCTGTTCTACTGCCGCAGCCGCGGCATCGGCGAGGAAGACGCCGTGTCGATGATCGTCGACGGCTTCTGCAAGCAGGTATTCCGTGAACTGCCGATGGAATTTGCGGTGGAAGCCAAGAAGCTGCTGGAGGTGTCGCTGGAAGGCGCGGTCGGCTGA
- the sufC gene encoding Fe-S cluster assembly ATPase SufC, protein MLKIENLHARVEGKDILKGLTLTVNPGEVHAIMGPNGAGKSTLGNVLSGRDGYEVTEGTVTFNGVDLLALEPEERAAAGVFLAFQYPVEIPGVNNTYFLRAALNAQRKQRGEKELDSMQFLKLVREKLKIMKISDELLHRAVNEGFSGGEKKRNEIFQMAVLEPKLAILDETDSGLDIDALKQVAQGVNALRTAERGFLVITHYQRLLDYIEPDFVHVLADGRIVQSGDKTLALKLEEQGYAWVNDKDPALTGASA, encoded by the coding sequence ATGCTAAAGATCGAAAACCTGCACGCCCGCGTCGAGGGCAAGGACATCCTCAAGGGACTCACGCTCACCGTGAACCCCGGCGAAGTGCACGCGATCATGGGCCCCAACGGTGCTGGCAAGTCCACGCTGGGCAACGTGCTCTCCGGCCGCGACGGTTACGAGGTCACCGAAGGCACAGTGACCTTCAACGGTGTCGACCTGCTGGCGCTGGAACCGGAAGAGCGCGCGGCTGCCGGCGTGTTCCTGGCTTTCCAGTACCCGGTGGAAATCCCCGGCGTGAACAACACCTACTTCCTGCGCGCCGCGCTCAACGCGCAGCGCAAGCAGCGTGGCGAGAAGGAACTCGATTCCATGCAGTTCCTCAAGCTGGTGCGCGAGAAGCTCAAGATCATGAAGATCTCCGACGAGCTGCTGCATCGTGCGGTGAACGAAGGTTTCTCGGGTGGTGAGAAGAAGCGCAACGAGATCTTCCAGATGGCCGTGCTCGAGCCCAAGCTCGCCATCCTCGACGAAACCGACTCCGGCCTGGACATCGACGCGCTCAAGCAGGTCGCGCAGGGCGTGAACGCGCTGCGTACGGCCGAGCGTGGCTTCCTGGTCATCACGCACTACCAGCGTCTGCTCGACTACATCGAGCCGGATTTCGTGCACGTGCTGGCGGATGGCCGCATCGTACAGAGCGGCGACAAGACGCTGGCGCTGAAGCTGGAAGAGCAGGGCTACGCATGGGTGAACGACAAGGATCCCGCGCTGACCGGAGCCTCGGCATGA
- a CDS encoding M13 family metallopeptidase: MKNRFVKPLALAVGMALCTGALAAPTGSFDIKELDTGKNVCNDFNGFVNAKWLAANPIPADRTRWGSFDALREDSLNVQHAIVDKAAKDASSATPGSIEQKIGYFYASGMDEAAIEKAGFDPIKPELARIDSLKNSKDVVAYISDSYAKGHPVTFRFFGNADFKDSSRQIAYVNQGGLGLPTADYYSKPDFEKIRTEYVAHIARALQLVGVSEADAQKQAKAVMAFETRLAAASLVPTELRQPENRYHYVSIADADKVTPHFDWAAFFKAQGAEVKDGFSLSQPKYFAEFDKMLADVPVGDWQAYLRFHAIDAASPYLSTPFQKEDFAFNAQTLNGQKEMKSRWKRTLDSVEGGMGMALGQLYVAQTFSPESKARAEQLVADLRAAYKHRIENLPWMSEATKKKALEKWATFTPKIGYPDKWRDWTGLTIQPTGSYFDNVQAADQFNYNYMVGKIGKPVDRTEWGMTPQTVNAYYNSLKNEIVFPAAILQPPFFDAKVDDALNYGGIGAVIGHEMGHGYDDQGSKFDAQGNNVNWWTDEDRKAFDARTDLLADQFNHYEALPGKFVNGKLTMGENIGDLGGLNAAYDALQMALARNPAEAKKKIDGYTQDQRFFLNWARVWRGSIRPEAQLTLLNTDPHAPAQFRAIGAPSNMPAFAQAFQCKAGDAMVRPADKQVKIW, encoded by the coding sequence ATGAAGAACCGCTTTGTGAAACCGCTCGCGCTGGCCGTGGGCATGGCCCTGTGCACCGGCGCGCTGGCCGCCCCTACCGGCTCCTTCGACATCAAGGAACTGGACACTGGCAAGAACGTCTGCAATGACTTCAACGGCTTCGTCAATGCGAAATGGCTCGCCGCCAACCCGATTCCGGCCGATCGCACGCGCTGGGGTTCGTTCGACGCACTGCGCGAGGACAGCCTGAATGTGCAGCACGCCATCGTGGACAAGGCGGCCAAGGACGCTAGCAGCGCCACGCCCGGCTCCATCGAGCAGAAGATCGGCTACTTCTACGCCTCGGGCATGGACGAAGCGGCCATCGAGAAGGCCGGCTTCGATCCGATCAAGCCGGAGCTGGCGCGTATCGACAGCCTGAAGAACAGCAAGGACGTCGTCGCCTACATCAGCGACAGCTACGCCAAGGGTCATCCGGTGACGTTCCGCTTCTTCGGCAACGCGGATTTCAAGGATTCCAGCCGACAGATCGCCTACGTGAACCAGGGTGGCCTGGGCCTGCCGACCGCCGACTATTACAGCAAGCCGGATTTCGAAAAGATCCGCACCGAATACGTGGCGCACATCGCCCGCGCGCTGCAGCTGGTGGGTGTGAGCGAAGCGGACGCGCAGAAGCAGGCCAAGGCAGTGATGGCCTTCGAAACGCGCCTCGCGGCCGCCTCGCTCGTTCCCACCGAGCTGCGCCAGCCGGAAAACCGCTACCACTACGTGAGCATCGCCGACGCCGACAAGGTGACCCCGCACTTCGACTGGGCCGCGTTCTTCAAGGCACAGGGCGCCGAGGTGAAGGACGGCTTCTCGCTGTCGCAGCCGAAATACTTCGCCGAGTTCGACAAGATGCTCGCCGACGTGCCGGTGGGCGACTGGCAGGCCTACCTGCGCTTCCACGCCATCGACGCCGCATCGCCCTACCTGTCCACGCCGTTCCAGAAGGAAGACTTTGCCTTCAACGCGCAGACGCTCAACGGCCAGAAGGAAATGAAGTCGCGCTGGAAGCGCACGCTGGACAGCGTGGAGGGCGGCATGGGCATGGCGCTGGGCCAGCTCTACGTGGCGCAGACGTTCTCGCCGGAGTCGAAGGCCCGTGCAGAGCAGTTGGTGGCCGACCTGCGCGCCGCCTACAAGCACCGCATCGAGAACCTGCCGTGGATGAGCGAAGCCACCAAGAAGAAGGCGCTGGAAAAGTGGGCCACGTTCACCCCGAAGATCGGCTACCCCGACAAGTGGCGTGACTGGACAGGCCTGACCATCCAGCCCACCGGCAGCTACTTCGACAACGTGCAGGCCGCCGACCAGTTCAACTACAACTACATGGTCGGCAAGATCGGCAAGCCGGTGGACCGCACCGAATGGGGCATGACGCCGCAGACGGTGAACGCGTACTACAACTCGCTGAAGAACGAGATCGTGTTCCCGGCCGCCATCCTGCAGCCGCCATTCTTCGATGCCAAGGTGGATGACGCGCTCAACTACGGTGGCATCGGGGCCGTGATCGGCCATGAAATGGGCCACGGCTACGACGACCAGGGCAGCAAGTTCGACGCGCAGGGCAACAACGTCAACTGGTGGACCGACGAAGACCGCAAGGCCTTCGACGCGCGCACCGACCTGCTGGCCGACCAGTTCAACCACTACGAGGCGCTGCCGGGCAAGTTCGTCAACGGCAAGCTCACCATGGGCGAGAACATCGGCGACCTCGGCGGCCTCAACGCCGCCTACGACGCACTGCAGATGGCGCTGGCCCGCAACCCCGCCGAGGCGAAGAAGAAGATCGACGGTTACACGCAGGACCAGCGCTTCTTCCTCAACTGGGCGCGCGTGTGGCGTGGCAGCATCCGTCCGGAAGCCCAGCTCACCCTGCTCAACACCGATCCGCATGCACCGGCGCAGTTCCGCGCCATCGGCGCACCGTCGAACATGCCGGCGTTCGCGCAGGCGTTCCAGTGCAAGGCGGGCGATGCCATGGTGCGTCCGGCGGACAAGCAGGTGAAGATCTGGTAA
- a CDS encoding putative hemolysin, protein MKTLFATLLAMTLCACATTTPAPDHADAGPAVGMANPASVACINQGGKLDLRKDAAGNAMGICVFADGRQCEEWALFRDHQCVMPKDMKP, encoded by the coding sequence ATGAAAACCCTCTTCGCCACCTTGCTCGCCATGACCCTTTGCGCGTGTGCGACGACCACGCCCGCGCCAGACCATGCCGACGCCGGCCCTGCCGTCGGCATGGCCAATCCCGCGTCCGTCGCTTGCATCAACCAGGGCGGCAAGCTGGACCTGAGAAAGGATGCGGCAGGCAATGCCATGGGTATCTGCGTCTTTGCCGATGGCAGGCAATGCGAAGAATGGGCGCTGTTCCGCGATCACCAATGCGTGATGCCCAAGGACATGAAACCCTGA
- a CDS encoding SUF system Fe-S cluster assembly regulator encodes MLRVSRLTDYATVVMTCIAAHPDDVLSTAQIADEARLELPTVSKLLKSLGHAGLVESFRGVNGGYRLARPAGEITLAQIVEALEGPIGMTECSLAEGQCERESQCGVRANWQHVNSVVDSALRAVSLSDMLKPPSRRIDIHPIG; translated from the coding sequence ATGCTCCGCGTCAGCCGACTCACCGACTACGCCACGGTGGTGATGACCTGCATCGCCGCCCACCCCGACGACGTGCTCAGCACGGCGCAGATCGCCGACGAGGCGCGCCTGGAGCTGCCCACTGTGAGCAAGCTCCTGAAGTCGCTGGGCCATGCCGGGCTGGTGGAGTCGTTCCGCGGCGTCAACGGCGGCTACCGCCTGGCGCGCCCGGCCGGGGAGATCACCCTGGCGCAGATCGTCGAAGCGCTGGAGGGCCCCATCGGCATGACCGAATGCAGCCTCGCCGAAGGCCAGTGCGAGCGCGAGTCGCAATGCGGCGTGCGCGCCAACTGGCAACACGTCAACAGCGTCGTGGACAGCGCCCTGCGCGCCGTCAGCCTGTCCGACATGCTCAAACCACCCAGTCGTCGCATCGATATCCATCCGATCGGATGA